One window from the genome of Amphiprion ocellaris isolate individual 3 ecotype Okinawa chromosome 23, ASM2253959v1, whole genome shotgun sequence encodes:
- the LOC118469144 gene encoding uncharacterized protein LOC118469144 translates to METSSRSLESILEAAMLRSAGVVGDPYLAAGYLIGSSLLGLLIIIGVFWYHRSNLSLFKRSCIMTFTCQENSLMGVQVVYNSLMTLLSMDAVNLIVAIILGAEIVGRLCDGVINCLSVEITWFLSRWFGVIIHLLNASLSIYHLCHQPLSVNRVRIAYSLIGLMIGIIIPLYLYVTKAAIFILASFMFLFALSVIVTSTAPTLSPSTSALKKLIMVVAMCNFLVVYVPTFIAQCLLCTAVYDHDLVNYEIIYANVQVFTNFHLLFDGFLCALILKLPSGEEQQQQQEQWQQQQQQELGFPNPGYTVSTTVNQ, encoded by the coding sequence ATGGAGACCAGTTCCAGAAGTCTGGAATCCATCCTGGAGGCAGCAATGCTCAGATCAGCAGGTGTTGTTGGAGACCCGTACCTGGCAGCAGGATACCTGATAGGAAGCTCCCTGCTGggcctcctcatcatcatcggGGTCTTCTGGTACCATCGCAGCAATCTCAGCCTTTTTAAAAGATCCTGCATCATGACCTTCACCTGCCAGGAAAACAGTCTCATGGGTGTTCAAGTCGTCTACAACTCTCTGATGACTCTGCTCAGCATGGATGCTGTGAATCTGATTGTGGCAATCATCTTGGGAGCTGAGATCGTTGGAAGGCTCTGCGATGGTGTAATCAACTGTCTCTCTGTTGAAATCACATGGTTCCTGTCCAGATGGTTTGGAGTGATTATTCATCTTCTGAATGCCTCGTTGTCCATCTATCATCTGTGTCATCAGCCACTGAGTGTAAACAGGGTTCGCATCGCCTACTCATTGATTGGTCTAATGATTGGCATTATAATTCCACTTTATCTGTATGTCACCAAAGCGGCCATATTCATTTTGGCctctttcatgtttctgtttgctcTGTCCGTCATTGTAACATCTACAGCACCTACTTTGTCCCCGTCCACTTCTGCCCTGAAGAAACTGATCATGGTTGTTGCAATGTGCAACTTCCTGGTTGTCTACGTTCCCACTTTCATTGCTCAGTGCCTCCTTTGCACTGCAGTCTATGATCACGACCTTGTGAATTATGAAATTATTTATGCAAATGTTCAGGTTTTCACAAACTTTCACCTCCTTTTTGATGGATTCCTGTGTGCTTTAATCCTGAAGTTGCCTTCTGGAGaagaacagcaacagcagcaagaaCAGtggcagcaacaacagcaacaagaaTTGGGTTTCCCAAATCCAGGATACACTGTGTCTACAACTGTAAATCAATAA
- the LOC111580123 gene encoding E3 ubiquitin-protein ligase TRIM39-like isoform X1 → MAAALSEEQFLCSICLESFKNPVSIPCGHNFCLECIKRYWDTKRKSDCPLCKETFRNRPQLRVNVGLRDITEQFKRSLKGKPGYKPVPPKRLSQRQSSRSDEVPCNICDEHTVTAVKSCFVCQASYCDVHLTPHQQDPVLMKHRLVDPAVFATSHHCRNHNKLLEMFCKTDQTPVCLKCTERDHKHHEIVPMEKESRRIKTQLKKTEAEFEQMIQARIRKTEEIKHALERSQINKERKIQTSVQVFTMVVSAIETNQALLIEDIEEKQEAIERLAEELLNKLKQEISELQRRRSELQSLEHSRDHLHLVLSSSCLRAPPPTRDWSEVRVQSDVYIGTVRRAFSKLVEICNDLDKKLSTEEVNSVAKYAEDVTLDPETAAGWLILSSDGKKVSLGSHQRKLSFHDDPRRFDSCVSVLGKQSFTSGRHYWVVQVGDKTDWDLGVARESINRKGAITVRPDNGYWAICRRKGGPLSACTGPSITLHLQEIPQKVGIFLDYEEGSVSFYDAEAKTHIYTYSGCSFTEPMYPYFNPCLHDNGRNTAPLVICPVEHPAEDVATL, encoded by the exons ATGGCTGCTGCTTTGTCTGAGGAGCAGTTTCTGTGCAGCATTTGTCTGGAGAGCTTCAAAAACCCCGTCTCTATCCCATGTGGACACAACTTCTGCCTGGAATGCATCAAACGCTACTGGGACACCAAACGTAAGTCGGACTGTCCTCTCTGCAAAGAGACCTTCAGAAACCGTCCACAACTCCGGGTTAACGTGGGCTTGAGAGACATCACTGAGCAATTTAAAAG ATCCCTGAAGGGCAAACCTGGATACAAGCCGGTGCCACCGAAGAGACTCTCCCAAAGGCAGTCTTCCAGATCTGATGAAGTTCCCTGCAACATCTGCGACGAACACACGGTGACAGCGGTCAAGTCGTGCTTCGTCTGCCAGGCGTCATACTGCGACGTTCACCTGACACCTCACCAGCAGGATCCAGTTCTGATGAAGCACCGGCTAGTGGATCCGGCCGTCTTCGCCACCAGCCACCACTGCAGAAACCACAACAAGCTGCTGGAGATGTTCTGCAAGACTGACCAGACGCCTGTTTGTTTGAAATGCACAGAGAGGGACCACAAACACCATGAGATCGTCCCAATGGAGAAGGAGAGCAGGAGGATCAAG ACTCAACTGAAGAAGACCGAAGCAGAGTTTGAACAGATGATCCAGGCCCGAATCAGAAAGACTGAGGAGATCAAACATGCACTGGAGAGAAGCCAA ATAAATAAGGAAAGAAAGATACAAACAAGTGTTCAGGTCTTCACCATGGTGGTCAGTGCCATTGAGACAAACCAGGCTCTGCTCATCGAGGACATCGAGGAGAAGCAGGAAGCCATTGAGAGGCTGGCGGAGGAGCTTCTGAACAAGCTCAAGCAGGAAATCAGTGAACTTCAGAGGAGACGCAGTGAGCTTCAGTCCTTGGAGCACAGCAGGGACCATCTTCATCTGGTGCTG AGCTCATCATGTCTCCGTGCTCCGCCGCCCACCAGGGACTGGTCTGAAGTCAGAGTCCAGTCGGATGTTTACATAGGAACCGTGAGGAGGGCTTTCTCCAAGCTGGTGGAAATCTGCAATGATCTCGACAAGAAACTATCCACAGAAG aagtAAACAGTGTGGCTAAATATGCAG AGGATGTAACTCTGGATCCTGAGACCGCTGCAGGCTGGCTGATTCTGTCCTCCGACGGCAAAAAG GTGAGCCTTGGCTCCCATCAGAGGAAACTGTCATTCCACGACGACCCACGAAGGTTCGACTCCTGCGTCTCCGTCCTGGGAAAACAGAGCTTCACCTCTGGGAGGCACTACTGGGTGGTTCAG GTTGGGGATAAAACAGACTGGGATCTCGGTGTGGCCAGAGAGTCCATCAACAGGAAAGGCGCCATCACGGTTCGTCCTGACAACGGCTACTGGGCCATCTGCCGGAGGAAAGGCGGCCCGCTGAGCGCCTGCACCGGCCCCTCCATCACCCTCCACCTCCAGGAAATCCCTCAGAAGGTCGGCATCTTCCTGGACTACGAGGAAGGATCGGTGTCCTTCTATGACGCCGAGGCAAAGACTCACATCTACACCTACAGCGGCTGTAGCTTCACTGAGCCCATGTATCCCTACTTTAACCCCTGTCTCCATGACAACGGGAGGAACACGGCGCCGCTGGTTATCTGTCCCGTTGAACATCCCGCTGAGGATGTGGCAACATTATGA
- the LOC111580123 gene encoding pyrin-like isoform X3 — translation MWTQLLPGMHQTLLGHQTSLKGKPGYKPVPPKRLSQRQSSRSDEVPCNICDEHTVTAVKSCFVCQASYCDVHLTPHQQDPVLMKHRLVDPAVFATSHHCRNHNKLLEMFCKTDQTPVCLKCTERDHKHHEIVPMEKESRRIKTQLKKTEAEFEQMIQARIRKTEEIKHALERSQINKERKIQTSVQVFTMVVSAIETNQALLIEDIEEKQEAIERLAEELLNKLKQEISELQRRRSELQSLEHSRDHLHLVLSSSCLRAPPPTRDWSEVRVQSDVYIGTVRRAFSKLVEICNDLDKKLSTEEVNSVAKYAEDVTLDPETAAGWLILSSDGKKVSLGSHQRKLSFHDDPRRFDSCVSVLGKQSFTSGRHYWVVQVGDKTDWDLGVARESINRKGAITVRPDNGYWAICRRKGGPLSACTGPSITLHLQEIPQKVGIFLDYEEGSVSFYDAEAKTHIYTYSGCSFTEPMYPYFNPCLHDNGRNTAPLVICPVEHPAEDVATL, via the exons ATGTGGACACAACTTCTGCCTGGAATGCATCAAACGCTACTGGGACACCAAAC ATCCCTGAAGGGCAAACCTGGATACAAGCCGGTGCCACCGAAGAGACTCTCCCAAAGGCAGTCTTCCAGATCTGATGAAGTTCCCTGCAACATCTGCGACGAACACACGGTGACAGCGGTCAAGTCGTGCTTCGTCTGCCAGGCGTCATACTGCGACGTTCACCTGACACCTCACCAGCAGGATCCAGTTCTGATGAAGCACCGGCTAGTGGATCCGGCCGTCTTCGCCACCAGCCACCACTGCAGAAACCACAACAAGCTGCTGGAGATGTTCTGCAAGACTGACCAGACGCCTGTTTGTTTGAAATGCACAGAGAGGGACCACAAACACCATGAGATCGTCCCAATGGAGAAGGAGAGCAGGAGGATCAAG ACTCAACTGAAGAAGACCGAAGCAGAGTTTGAACAGATGATCCAGGCCCGAATCAGAAAGACTGAGGAGATCAAACATGCACTGGAGAGAAGCCAA ATAAATAAGGAAAGAAAGATACAAACAAGTGTTCAGGTCTTCACCATGGTGGTCAGTGCCATTGAGACAAACCAGGCTCTGCTCATCGAGGACATCGAGGAGAAGCAGGAAGCCATTGAGAGGCTGGCGGAGGAGCTTCTGAACAAGCTCAAGCAGGAAATCAGTGAACTTCAGAGGAGACGCAGTGAGCTTCAGTCCTTGGAGCACAGCAGGGACCATCTTCATCTGGTGCTG AGCTCATCATGTCTCCGTGCTCCGCCGCCCACCAGGGACTGGTCTGAAGTCAGAGTCCAGTCGGATGTTTACATAGGAACCGTGAGGAGGGCTTTCTCCAAGCTGGTGGAAATCTGCAATGATCTCGACAAGAAACTATCCACAGAAG aagtAAACAGTGTGGCTAAATATGCAG AGGATGTAACTCTGGATCCTGAGACCGCTGCAGGCTGGCTGATTCTGTCCTCCGACGGCAAAAAG GTGAGCCTTGGCTCCCATCAGAGGAAACTGTCATTCCACGACGACCCACGAAGGTTCGACTCCTGCGTCTCCGTCCTGGGAAAACAGAGCTTCACCTCTGGGAGGCACTACTGGGTGGTTCAG GTTGGGGATAAAACAGACTGGGATCTCGGTGTGGCCAGAGAGTCCATCAACAGGAAAGGCGCCATCACGGTTCGTCCTGACAACGGCTACTGGGCCATCTGCCGGAGGAAAGGCGGCCCGCTGAGCGCCTGCACCGGCCCCTCCATCACCCTCCACCTCCAGGAAATCCCTCAGAAGGTCGGCATCTTCCTGGACTACGAGGAAGGATCGGTGTCCTTCTATGACGCCGAGGCAAAGACTCACATCTACACCTACAGCGGCTGTAGCTTCACTGAGCCCATGTATCCCTACTTTAACCCCTGTCTCCATGACAACGGGAGGAACACGGCGCCGCTGGTTATCTGTCCCGTTGAACATCCCGCTGAGGATGTGGCAACATTATGA
- the LOC111580123 gene encoding E3 ubiquitin-protein ligase TRIM39-like isoform X2, which yields MAAALSEEQFLCSICLESFKNPVSIPCGHNFCLECIKRYWDTKRKSDCPLCKETFRNRPQLRVNVGLRDITEQFKRSLKGKPGYKPVPPKRLSQRQSSRSDEVPCNICDEHTVTAVKSCFVCQASYCDVHLTPHQQDPVLMKHRLVDPAVFATSHHCRNHNKLLEMFCKTDQTPVCLKCTERDHKHHEIVPMEKESRRIKTQLKKTEAEFEQMIQARIRKTEEIKHALERSQINKERKIQTSVQVFTMVVSAIETNQALLIEDIEEKQEAIERLAEELLNKLKQEISELQRRRSELQSLEHSRDHLHLVLSSSCLRAPPPTRDWSEVRVQSDVYIGTVRRAFSKLVEICNDLDKKLSTEEDVTLDPETAAGWLILSSDGKKVSLGSHQRKLSFHDDPRRFDSCVSVLGKQSFTSGRHYWVVQVGDKTDWDLGVARESINRKGAITVRPDNGYWAICRRKGGPLSACTGPSITLHLQEIPQKVGIFLDYEEGSVSFYDAEAKTHIYTYSGCSFTEPMYPYFNPCLHDNGRNTAPLVICPVEHPAEDVATL from the exons ATGGCTGCTGCTTTGTCTGAGGAGCAGTTTCTGTGCAGCATTTGTCTGGAGAGCTTCAAAAACCCCGTCTCTATCCCATGTGGACACAACTTCTGCCTGGAATGCATCAAACGCTACTGGGACACCAAACGTAAGTCGGACTGTCCTCTCTGCAAAGAGACCTTCAGAAACCGTCCACAACTCCGGGTTAACGTGGGCTTGAGAGACATCACTGAGCAATTTAAAAG ATCCCTGAAGGGCAAACCTGGATACAAGCCGGTGCCACCGAAGAGACTCTCCCAAAGGCAGTCTTCCAGATCTGATGAAGTTCCCTGCAACATCTGCGACGAACACACGGTGACAGCGGTCAAGTCGTGCTTCGTCTGCCAGGCGTCATACTGCGACGTTCACCTGACACCTCACCAGCAGGATCCAGTTCTGATGAAGCACCGGCTAGTGGATCCGGCCGTCTTCGCCACCAGCCACCACTGCAGAAACCACAACAAGCTGCTGGAGATGTTCTGCAAGACTGACCAGACGCCTGTTTGTTTGAAATGCACAGAGAGGGACCACAAACACCATGAGATCGTCCCAATGGAGAAGGAGAGCAGGAGGATCAAG ACTCAACTGAAGAAGACCGAAGCAGAGTTTGAACAGATGATCCAGGCCCGAATCAGAAAGACTGAGGAGATCAAACATGCACTGGAGAGAAGCCAA ATAAATAAGGAAAGAAAGATACAAACAAGTGTTCAGGTCTTCACCATGGTGGTCAGTGCCATTGAGACAAACCAGGCTCTGCTCATCGAGGACATCGAGGAGAAGCAGGAAGCCATTGAGAGGCTGGCGGAGGAGCTTCTGAACAAGCTCAAGCAGGAAATCAGTGAACTTCAGAGGAGACGCAGTGAGCTTCAGTCCTTGGAGCACAGCAGGGACCATCTTCATCTGGTGCTG AGCTCATCATGTCTCCGTGCTCCGCCGCCCACCAGGGACTGGTCTGAAGTCAGAGTCCAGTCGGATGTTTACATAGGAACCGTGAGGAGGGCTTTCTCCAAGCTGGTGGAAATCTGCAATGATCTCGACAAGAAACTATCCACAGAAG AGGATGTAACTCTGGATCCTGAGACCGCTGCAGGCTGGCTGATTCTGTCCTCCGACGGCAAAAAG GTGAGCCTTGGCTCCCATCAGAGGAAACTGTCATTCCACGACGACCCACGAAGGTTCGACTCCTGCGTCTCCGTCCTGGGAAAACAGAGCTTCACCTCTGGGAGGCACTACTGGGTGGTTCAG GTTGGGGATAAAACAGACTGGGATCTCGGTGTGGCCAGAGAGTCCATCAACAGGAAAGGCGCCATCACGGTTCGTCCTGACAACGGCTACTGGGCCATCTGCCGGAGGAAAGGCGGCCCGCTGAGCGCCTGCACCGGCCCCTCCATCACCCTCCACCTCCAGGAAATCCCTCAGAAGGTCGGCATCTTCCTGGACTACGAGGAAGGATCGGTGTCCTTCTATGACGCCGAGGCAAAGACTCACATCTACACCTACAGCGGCTGTAGCTTCACTGAGCCCATGTATCCCTACTTTAACCCCTGTCTCCATGACAACGGGAGGAACACGGCGCCGCTGGTTATCTGTCCCGTTGAACATCCCGCTGAGGATGTGGCAACATTATGA
- the LOC118471433 gene encoding uncharacterized protein LOC118471433, translated as METSSRSLESIQEAAMLRSAGVVGDPYLAAGYLIGSSLLGFLIIIWVFWYHRSNLSLFKRSCIMSFTCQENSLMGVQLVHNSLVTLLSMDAMNLILAIILGAEIVGRLCDGKWSCLYIERVWFLSRWFGVIIHLLNASLSINHLCHQSLSVTRVRIAYSLIGLMIGIIIPLYVYVPGVAIFILAAFMFLLALSVIVTSTASTLSPSTSTLKKLIMVVAMCNFLVVYVPTFILQCLLFSSYSHNKLMNYIIVYVNVLFFTNLHLIFDGFLCAFVLKLPSGEEQQQQQHELQQW; from the coding sequence ATGGAGACCAGTTCCAGAAGTCTGGAATCCATCCAGGAGGCAGCAATGCTCAGATCAGCAGGTGTTGTTGGAGACCCATACCTGGCAGCAGGATACCTGATAGGAAGCTCCCTGCTGGGcttcctcatcatcatctgggtcttctGGTACCATCGCAGCAATCTCAGCCTTTTTAAAAGATCCTGCATCATGTCCTTCACCTGCCAGGAAAACAGTCTCATGGGTGTTCAACTCGTCCATAACTCTCTGGTGACTCTGCTCAGCATGGATGCTATGAATCTGATTTTGGCAATCATCTTGGGAGCTGAGATCGTTGGAAGGCTCTGCGATGGTAAATGGAGCTGTCTCTACATTGAAAGAGTCTGGTTCCTGTCCAGATGGTTTGGAGTGATTATTCATCTTCTGAATGCCTCGTTGTCCATCAATCATCTGTGTCATCAGTCACTGAGTGTAACCAGGGTTCGCATCGCCTACTCATTGATTGGTCTAATGATTGGCATTATAATTCCACTTTATGTGTATGTCCCTGGAGTGGCCATATTCATTTTGGCCGCTTTCATGTTTCTGCTTGCTCTGTCCGTCATTGTAACATCTACAGCATCTACTTTATCCCCGTCCACTTCCACCCTGAAGAAATTGATCATGGTTGTTGCCATGTGCAACTTCCTGGTTGTCTACGTCCCCACTTTCATTCTTCAATGCCTCCTTTTCAGCTCATACAGCCATAACAAGTTAATGAATTATATAattgtttatgtgaatgttctgtttttcacaAACCTTCACCTCATTTTCGATGGATTCTTATGTGCTTTCGTCCTGAAGTTGCCTTCTGGAGaagaacagcaacaacagcaacatgagCTACAACAGTGGTag